Proteins encoded in a region of the Anopheles aquasalis chromosome 2, idAnoAquaMG_Q_19, whole genome shotgun sequence genome:
- the LOC126571543 gene encoding PP2C-like domain-containing protein CG9801 isoform X3, translated as MPSFRQKVTTYLRQLSFASERDSRHQVEQQPPSGSFITQYLEGVWEPPDCIPVVHNGKSPEELPEITIAPYVVAHSISDAAYTGPLEGLTGVKRAKSHLTAGNADDIDYIDVLNESVVDKAPRDSATLKPPLEQRDQVSNSDSIIPPDNNVDSGKLSEPQRKKSFSSMTCKSKTPIKEENGAKISDIHTRSEIEPIACITDWDRPNEDAYGMSISLYEKKIPDLHTMGNVGDPIADCFGIATRENSCIMAMADGVNWGEGARVAARSAIQGSMEYLNSAIFGLHRA; from the exons ATGCCTTCATTTCGCCAAAAAGTGACTACCTATCTGCGGCAATTAAGTTTTGCATCCGAGCGTGATTCCCGACATCAAGtagaacaacaaccaccatccggAAGCTTTATAACTCAGTATTTGGAAGG CGTATGGGAACCTCCAGATTGCATTCCGGTGGTACACAATGGTAAATCCCCGGAAGAATTACCAGAAATAACAATCGCTCCGTATGTAGTAGCTCACTCGATTTCTGATGCGGCGTATACGGGCCCATTAGAGGGCCTGACAGGCGTAAAGCGAGCCAAGTCCCATCTTACCGCTGGAAATGCAGACGATATTGATTACATTGATGTTCTGAATGAGTCTGTTGTTGACAAGGCGCCAAGAGATTCTGCAACCCTGAAACCACCATTGGAGCAGCGCGACCAAGTTTCAAATTCCGATTCTATCATTCCGCCCGACAATAATGTTGACAGTGGGAAACTCAGTGAACCTCAAAGgaagaaatcattttcaagCATGACATGCAAATCTAAAACACCGATTAAGGAAGAGAATGGCGCTAAAATTTCGGATATCCATACCCGTTCCGAGATTGAACCCATAGCATGCATAACTGATTGGGACCGTCCAAATGAAGATGCTTACGGAATGTCTATTTCATTGtacgaaaagaaaattccCGATTTACACACCATGGGAAACGTCGGTGATCCAATAGCCGATTGCTTTGGGATTGCCACTCGAGAGAATTCCTGTATTATGGCAATGGCCGACGGCGTTAATTGGG gtgaaggagcaCGAGTTGCTGCGAGGTCCGCTATCCAAGGATCAATGGAATATCTAAATTCAGCCATTTTCGGCCTCCATCGAG
- the LOC126571543 gene encoding PP2C-like domain-containing protein CG9801 isoform X2, which translates to MPSFRQKVTTYLRQLSFASERDSRHQVEQQPPSGSFITQYLEGVWEPPDCIPVVHNGKSPEELPEITIAPYVVAHSISDAAYTGPLEGLTGVKRAKSHLTAGNADDIDYIDVLNESVVDKAPRDSATLKPPLEQRDQVSNSDSIIPPDNNVDSGKLSEPQRKKSFSSMTCKSKTPIKEENGAKISDIHTRSEIEPIACITDWDRPNEDAYGMSISLYEKKIPDLHTMGNVGDPIADCFGIATRENSCIMAMADGVNWGEGARVAARSAIQGSMEYLNSAIFGLHRVKSRRCCNFWQKYQQIAILLVQVVCLSYQ; encoded by the exons ATGCCTTCATTTCGCCAAAAAGTGACTACCTATCTGCGGCAATTAAGTTTTGCATCCGAGCGTGATTCCCGACATCAAGtagaacaacaaccaccatccggAAGCTTTATAACTCAGTATTTGGAAGG CGTATGGGAACCTCCAGATTGCATTCCGGTGGTACACAATGGTAAATCCCCGGAAGAATTACCAGAAATAACAATCGCTCCGTATGTAGTAGCTCACTCGATTTCTGATGCGGCGTATACGGGCCCATTAGAGGGCCTGACAGGCGTAAAGCGAGCCAAGTCCCATCTTACCGCTGGAAATGCAGACGATATTGATTACATTGATGTTCTGAATGAGTCTGTTGTTGACAAGGCGCCAAGAGATTCTGCAACCCTGAAACCACCATTGGAGCAGCGCGACCAAGTTTCAAATTCCGATTCTATCATTCCGCCCGACAATAATGTTGACAGTGGGAAACTCAGTGAACCTCAAAGgaagaaatcattttcaagCATGACATGCAAATCTAAAACACCGATTAAGGAAGAGAATGGCGCTAAAATTTCGGATATCCATACCCGTTCCGAGATTGAACCCATAGCATGCATAACTGATTGGGACCGTCCAAATGAAGATGCTTACGGAATGTCTATTTCATTGtacgaaaagaaaattccCGATTTACACACCATGGGAAACGTCGGTGATCCAATAGCCGATTGCTTTGGGATTGCCACTCGAGAGAATTCCTGTATTATGGCAATGGCCGACGGCGTTAATTGGG gtgaaggagcaCGAGTTGCTGCGAGGTCCGCTATCCAAGGATCAATGGAATATCTAAATTCAGCCATTTTCGGCCTCCATCGAG
- the LOC126571551 gene encoding uncharacterized protein LOC126571551, with protein sequence MKILLLLMASLIAVCFAEPKPAINEVKSNQPLQKPGRFLSLPVPEKCASRPKEFNYRGHNYFYSAHVPALKDKRVDWLDGRNICREYCMDLVSLETQEENNLIFRLIQQNDVPYIWTAGRLCDFKGCEGRPDLEPKNIYGWFWSNNREKIHATNQIPNGWGYNPWSKSGHKKIPQPDNAEFDINQTTESCLSILNNVYNDGIGWHDVACYHEKPVVCEDSEELLNYVAATNPGIVL encoded by the exons aTGAAAATCCTGCTACTTTTGATGGCATCTTTGATCGCCGTATGTTTTGCCGAACCAAAACCTGCCATCAATGAAGTAAAGTCGAACCAACCACTTCAAAAACCCGGTCGATTTCTGTCTCTACCAGTACCGGAAAAATGTGCATCAC GTCCAAAAGAATTCAACTATCGTGGTCATAACTACTTCTACAGCGCACACGTGCCTGCACTGAAAGACAAGCGGGTTGATTGGTTGGACGGTCGTAACATTTGCCGCGAGTACTGTATGGATCTAGTTTCATTAGAAACGCAGGAGGAGAATAATCTCATCTTCCGGTTGATACAACAAAACGATGTGCCTTATATCTGGACCGCCGGTCGCCTGTGTGATTTTAAGGGTTGCGAAGGACGCCCGGATCTGGAGCCGAAAAATATTTACGGTTGGTTCTGGTCGAATAACCGCGAGAAGATCCACGCTACTAACCAGATCCCGAATGGATGGGGTTACAACCCATGGAGTAAATCGGGTCATAAGAAGATTCCACAGCCAGACAATGCCGAGTTTGATATCAATCAGACGACTGAATCCTGTTTGTCAATCTTGAACAATGTATACAACGATGGAATTGGTTGGCATGATGTTGCCTGCTATCACGAAAAACCAGTCGTTTGCGAAGATTCTGAGGAACTATTGAActatgttgctgctactaacCCCGGTATCGTTTTGTGA
- the LOC126571547 gene encoding glucoside xylosyltransferase 2 isoform X2, which yields MRTHGFFLLLAGTSFLLIWYYINQLGFGEPDTADRLQLGVNKFKDNDRPLQNLMGTSTEITLVVVACNERQRVNEALNVFKSAIMFNHNRTPLRFVVIAEDKLKLNFMEKLNDWQQLTGRLFSYEIHSLTFPSPNKNEWRKLFKPCAAQRLFLPSLLLHLDAVIYIDSDTIFLSSVQEIWGLFQEFNATQFAGMAPEHEDKNAGWYNRFARHPYYGDLGVNSGVMLMNLTRMRQFNWQDHILPIYREYRLRLVWGDQDILNVLFHYHPDRLYVFPCEWNYRADHCMYMSVCDAPDGVKIIHGNRGYFHKQAQPIFNLIYTTIEEYNFGTDVYSNVIRTIEESLMLPSHSNCDKLLDKFLYDPRKHFKKKQTDGMT from the exons ATGAGGACGCACGGATTCTTTTTGTTACTTGCGGGAACATCGTTTTTGTTAATCTGGTACTACATAAACCAGCTGGGTTTTGGCGAGCCGGATACTGCTGATCGTTTGCAGCTGGGAGTTAACAAATTCAAAGACAACGACAG ACCTTTACAAAACCTGATGGGAACCAGCACTGAAATTactctggttgttgttgcgtgtaACGAGCGTCAACGTGTCAACGAAGCTCTCAATGTGTTTAAGTCAGCTATAATGTTTAACCACAATCGAACACCTTTGCGGTTTGTTGTGATAGCGGAGGATAAATTGAAACTCAATTTCATGGAAAAACTAAACGATTGGCAGCAGCTTACCGGCCGGCTATTCAGTTACGAGATCCATTCCTTAACATTCCCTAgcccaaacaaaaatgaatggaGAAAACTGTTTAAACCTTGCGCCGCTCAGCGACTTTTTCTACCG TCTCTATTATTGCACTTGGATGCAGTTATATACATAGATTCTGACACCATCTTCCTGTCGTCGGTACAAGAGATATGGGGTCTTTTTCAGGAATTCAACGCAACTCAATTCGCCGGTATGGCACCTGAGCATGAGGATAAGAATGCGGGGTGGTACAATCGATTCGCTCGCCATCCCTACTATGGTGATCTGGGTGTAAATTCTGGTGTGATGTTGATGAATCTCACGAGGATGCGCCAGTTTAACTGGCAGGACCATATCCTACCGATTTATCGCGAGTATCGTCTCCGGCTAGTCTGGGGAGATCAGGACATATTGAACGTGCTGTTCCACTATCACCCAGACCGATTGTACGTGTTTCCGTGCGAATGGAACTACCGCGCTGATCATTGCATGTATATGAGTGTATGTGATGCGCCCGATGGAGTAAAAATAATTCACGGTAACCGTGGATATTTTCACAAGCAAGCTCAGCCAATCTTTAATCTCATCTACACCACGATCGAAGAATATAATTTCGGGACTGATGTATATTCGAATGTTATACGAACCATCGAAGAATCTTTAATGCTACCGAGTCACTCGAACTGTGATAAGTTATTGGATAAATTCCTGTACGACCCACGAAAACACTTCAAGAAGAAGCAAACCGACGGGATGACGTAG
- the LOC126571547 gene encoding glucoside xylosyltransferase 2 isoform X1 — translation MRTHGFFLLLAGTSFLLIWYYINQLGFGEPDTADRLQLGVNKFKDNDSRPLQNLMGTSTEITLVVVACNERQRVNEALNVFKSAIMFNHNRTPLRFVVIAEDKLKLNFMEKLNDWQQLTGRLFSYEIHSLTFPSPNKNEWRKLFKPCAAQRLFLPSLLLHLDAVIYIDSDTIFLSSVQEIWGLFQEFNATQFAGMAPEHEDKNAGWYNRFARHPYYGDLGVNSGVMLMNLTRMRQFNWQDHILPIYREYRLRLVWGDQDILNVLFHYHPDRLYVFPCEWNYRADHCMYMSVCDAPDGVKIIHGNRGYFHKQAQPIFNLIYTTIEEYNFGTDVYSNVIRTIEESLMLPSHSNCDKLLDKFLYDPRKHFKKKQTDGMT, via the exons ATGAGGACGCACGGATTCTTTTTGTTACTTGCGGGAACATCGTTTTTGTTAATCTGGTACTACATAAACCAGCTGGGTTTTGGCGAGCCGGATACTGCTGATCGTTTGCAGCTGGGAGTTAACAAATTCAAAGACAACGACAG TAGACCTTTACAAAACCTGATGGGAACCAGCACTGAAATTactctggttgttgttgcgtgtaACGAGCGTCAACGTGTCAACGAAGCTCTCAATGTGTTTAAGTCAGCTATAATGTTTAACCACAATCGAACACCTTTGCGGTTTGTTGTGATAGCGGAGGATAAATTGAAACTCAATTTCATGGAAAAACTAAACGATTGGCAGCAGCTTACCGGCCGGCTATTCAGTTACGAGATCCATTCCTTAACATTCCCTAgcccaaacaaaaatgaatggaGAAAACTGTTTAAACCTTGCGCCGCTCAGCGACTTTTTCTACCG TCTCTATTATTGCACTTGGATGCAGTTATATACATAGATTCTGACACCATCTTCCTGTCGTCGGTACAAGAGATATGGGGTCTTTTTCAGGAATTCAACGCAACTCAATTCGCCGGTATGGCACCTGAGCATGAGGATAAGAATGCGGGGTGGTACAATCGATTCGCTCGCCATCCCTACTATGGTGATCTGGGTGTAAATTCTGGTGTGATGTTGATGAATCTCACGAGGATGCGCCAGTTTAACTGGCAGGACCATATCCTACCGATTTATCGCGAGTATCGTCTCCGGCTAGTCTGGGGAGATCAGGACATATTGAACGTGCTGTTCCACTATCACCCAGACCGATTGTACGTGTTTCCGTGCGAATGGAACTACCGCGCTGATCATTGCATGTATATGAGTGTATGTGATGCGCCCGATGGAGTAAAAATAATTCACGGTAACCGTGGATATTTTCACAAGCAAGCTCAGCCAATCTTTAATCTCATCTACACCACGATCGAAGAATATAATTTCGGGACTGATGTATATTCGAATGTTATACGAACCATCGAAGAATCTTTAATGCTACCGAGTCACTCGAACTGTGATAAGTTATTGGATAAATTCCTGTACGACCCACGAAAACACTTCAAGAAGAAGCAAACCGACGGGATGACGTAG